In Lonchura striata isolate bLonStr1 chromosome 2, bLonStr1.mat, whole genome shotgun sequence, a single genomic region encodes these proteins:
- the ELMOD1 gene encoding ELMO domain-containing protein 1, translating to MKHFLRMFVQVCLYFYCKCLWRCLKFVVRKLTGQCELQRICYNTKPGAARTMKIEASLKGSKSKRLQTSVNVHPDAIEKTIDDIMELKRINPDINPQLGVSLQACLLQIVGYRNLIAEVEKLRREPYDSENPQHEEMLLKLWKCLKPNSPLKARISKQWCEIGFQGDDPKTDFRGMGLLGLYNLVYFAEWDTEIAQQVLTDSLHPKYSQLSKAEWEKKKFDKAIGYSFAIVGINITDLAYNLLVSGALKTHFYNVAPEAPTLTHFQQTFCYLMHEFHKFWIDEDPLDIMEFNRVREKFYKRILRQLQNPEMALCPHFAASESLINM from the exons GATGTTTGTCCAGGTATGCCTGTACTTCTACTGCAAATGCTTGTGGCGCTGCCTGAAATTCGTGGTCAGGAAACTAACAGGTCAATGTGAATTGCAAAGGATCTGTTACAATACCAAACCTGGAGCTGCCAGAACTATGAAAATAG AGGCATCCCTGAAAGGTTCAAAAAGTAAG CGGCTGCAAACATCAGTAAATGTTCACCCTGATGCTATTGAAAAAACAATAGATGACATCATGGAGCTGAAAAGGATTAATCCAGATATAAATCCACA GTTGGGAGTGTCTCTTCAGGCATGCCTGCTGCAGATTGTGGGCTACAGAAATCTCATTGCGGAGGTGGAGAAGCTGCGCCGAGAGCCGTACGATTCGGAGAATCCACAGCACgaggaaatgctgctgaag TTGTGGAAATGCTTGAAGCCGAATTCACCACTGAAAGCTCGGATTTCGAAGCAGTGGTGTGAAATTGGTTTCCAAGGTGACGATCCTAAAACAGACTTTAGAGGAATGGGTCTCCTGGGTTTATATAACTTGGT GTATTTTGCTGAATGGGACACTGAGATAGCTCAACAAGTTCTCACTGATTCTCTTCACCCTAAATACAG ccAACTTAGCAAAGCTGAATGGGAGAAGAAAAAGTTTGATAAGGCAATTGG CTACTCTTTTGCCATCGTGGGCATTAACATAACAGACCTTGCATACAACCTGCTCGTGAGTGGGGCTCTGAAGACCCACTTCTACAACGTTGCTCCAGAAGCACCAACGCTCACCCACTTTCAGCAGACATTCT GCTACTTAATGCATGAATTCCACAAATTCTGGATTGATGAGGATCCACTGGACATAATGGAATTCAATCGCGTTAGGGAGAAATTTTACAAGCGAATCTTGCGACAGCTCCAGAACCCAGAGATGGCTCTGTGTCCTCATTTTGCTGCATCAGAAAGTTTAATCAATATGTAG
- the SLN gene encoding sarcolipin, whose translation MERSTREICLNFMVVLITVILMWLLVKSYQD comes from the coding sequence ATGGAACGTTCCACACGAGAAATTTGCCTCAACTTCATGGTTGTCCTGATTACTGTGATCCTCATGTGGCTCCTTGTGAAGTCTTATCAGGATTGA